A genomic region of Papaver somniferum cultivar HN1 chromosome 7, ASM357369v1, whole genome shotgun sequence contains the following coding sequences:
- the LOC113296987 gene encoding silicon efflux transporter LSI2-like has protein sequence MALAPTVKVVLGSIAFGIFWMLAVFPAVPFLPIGRTAGSLLGAMLMVLFRVITPEQAYSAIDLPILGLLFGTMVVSIYLERADMFKYLGKLLSWKSLGPKDLLCRVCFVSAISSALFTNDTCCVVLTEFVLKIAKQNNLPPRPFLLALASSANIGSSATPIGNPQNLVIAFQGKITFEGFVFGIFPAMIVGVVVNTIILLGMFWRVLSVQKDEEDVVAAQEIEVAEADVSSHRFSPATMSHSQEIEGEGIISRSSRSSSLGEFQHMEIRNRIVSSPEVDSLQRVSLDVGSESARIPNGSKENGTHTSPQLENMTPSRGRRVTLNGMSSSNLALSDSKDVSVSIQSSDGKEGLIKRWKRLIWKTSVYLVTIGMLIALLLGLNMSWTALTASLALVVLDFKDAGPSLEKVSYSLLMFFCGMFITVDGFNKTGIPSAIWDFMEPHARIDHPSGIAVLAVVILVLSNLASNVPTVLLLGARVAASAAESSPSNEKKAWLILAWVSTVAGNLSLLGSAANLIVCEQARRAQLLGYNLSFWSHLKFGLPSTLIVTAIGLLLIKG, from the exons atggcatTAGCTCCAACTGTAAAAGTAGTTTTGGGCTCAATTGCCTTTGGGATCTTTTGGATGTTGGCTGTATTCCCGGCAGTCCCTTTCCTACCTATTGGAAGGACAGCTGGTTCGCTACTAGGTGCCATGCTTATGGTCTTGTTCAGAGTTATTACTCCAGAGCAAGCATACTCTGCAATAGACCTACCAATCCTCGGTCTTCTCTTTGGCACTATGGTTGTGAGCATATACCTTGAAAGAGCTGATATGTTTAAGTACTTGGGTAAACTGCTTTCTTGGAAAAGCCTTGGTCCAAAAGATTTACTCTGCCGAGTCTGTTTCGTTTCCGCCATTTCAAGTGCTTTATTCACAAATGATACTTGTTGTGTTGTTCTCACTGAATTCGTACTGAAGATTGCTAAGCAGAATAATCTTCCACCACGCCCTTTCTTACTAGCTTTGGCATCTAGTGCAAACATTGGGTCTTCTGCAACTCCAATTGGTAACCCGCAGAATTTAGTAATAGCTTTCCAGGGTAAGATCACCTTTGAAGGCTTCGTATTTGGGATATTTCCTGCAATGATTGTGGGAGTAGTTGTGAATACCATCATTCTCCTGGGCATGTTTTGGAGGGTATTATCTGTTCAGAAGGACGAAGAAGATGTTGTTGCGGCTCAAGAAATAGAAGTTGCCGAGGCAGATGTGAGTTCCCATCGCTTCTCACCTGCCACAATGTCACATTCTCAAGAAATAGAAGGGGAAGGGATAATTAGCAGATCATCAAGATCGAGCAGTTTAGGGGAGTTTCAGCATATGGAGATTCGAAACAGAATAGTTTCGAGCCCTGAAGTCGATTCACTCCAGAGAGTCTCACTTGATGTAGGAAGTGAGTCTGCAAGGATACCTAATGGGTCTAAAGAGAATGGAACTCACACTTCCCCTCAATTGGAAAATATGACACCATCCAGGGGAAGGAGGGTTACGCTAAATGGGATGAGCAGCAGTAACCTTGCTTTAAGTGATTCAAAAGACGTATCGGTCTCTATTCAATCTTCAGATGGAAAGGAGGGTCTTATTAAGAGATGGAAGAGGTTGATATGGAAAACATCTGTTTACCTCGTCACAATAGGAATGCTAATTGCACTACTGTTGGGTCTGAACATGTCATGGACTGCCCTAACTGCTTCCCTTGCTCTAGTGGTTCTTGATTTCAAAGATGCCGGACCAAGTCTCGAGAAG GTTTCCTattctctcctgatgtttttctGCGGTATGTTTATTACCGTTGATGGCTTCAACAAAACGGGAATACCAAGTGCCATTTGGGATTTTATGGAACCTCACGCACGTATCGACCATCCTAGTGGAATCGCAGTGCTCGCTGTCGTCATACTTGTGCTCTCCAATCTCGCTTCAAATGTACCTACTG TTTTGTTGCTTGGAGCACGAGTTGCAGCATCAGCAGCGGAAAGCTCTCCATCAAACGAAAAGAAAGCATGGCTGATATTGGCATGGGTGAGTACTGTTGCTGGGAACTTATCATTGTTAGGATCAGCTGCAAATTTGATAGTGTGTGAGCAAGCTCGTCGAGCTCAATTATTAGGCTACAATCTTTCCTTTTGGAGTCATCTGAAGTTTGGACTTCCCTCGACTCTAATTGTCACTGCAATCGGTTTGTTGCTTATAAAAGGTTGA